Proteins from a genomic interval of Sphingomonas sp. Y38-1Y:
- a CDS encoding acyltransferase family protein has protein sequence MTPPSPARDATVPAGAARWMDALRGVLALVVAFSHGWGLIVADHRPGDALVGRPFFFLAGFAHPAVMLFFVLSGFWIAKSVASLDARGWSWRSYLTDRWSRLAIVIYPALVIGGLLDAAGLWWLRTPTHLGQTDVWFLPTDLTPTLSPIAVIGNFAFVQHILVHPLGSNGPLWSVAYEFWFYLWFAALWLAFRHRRPEPLLLTLALGLAFPAILYGFSAWLTGALAYHARGRLGARALVPLGVLLGVTLLWARMGDWFAEDLILAAAAALFVAAMVTRDPRFPRALEPLARFGASGSFSLYAIHFPIMTMAAGLIVGSQRLTPGVPAIAVVLGVLAAVLLIAILYARMTEARTPRLRAWLQRSRRPAQPAE, from the coding sequence ATGCGCTGCGCGGCGTGCTTGCGCTGGTTGTCGCCTTCTCGCACGGCTGGGGGCTGATCGTCGCCGATCACCGGCCGGGTGATGCGCTGGTCGGTCGCCCGTTCTTCTTTCTCGCCGGGTTTGCGCATCCGGCGGTCATGCTGTTTTTCGTGCTCAGCGGCTTCTGGATCGCCAAGAGCGTCGCCTCGCTCGACGCGCGGGGCTGGTCGTGGCGGAGCTACCTGACCGATCGCTGGAGCCGGCTCGCGATCGTCATCTATCCTGCGCTGGTGATCGGCGGGCTCCTCGATGCGGCGGGGCTGTGGTGGCTGCGCACGCCGACGCATCTGGGCCAGACCGATGTCTGGTTCCTGCCGACGGATCTCACCCCGACCCTCTCGCCGATCGCAGTGATCGGCAATTTTGCCTTCGTGCAGCACATCCTCGTCCACCCGCTCGGCAGCAATGGGCCGCTCTGGAGCGTGGCGTACGAGTTCTGGTTCTATCTCTGGTTCGCCGCGCTCTGGCTCGCGTTCCGGCATCGGCGGCCCGAGCCGCTGCTGCTGACGCTGGCGCTCGGCCTCGCCTTCCCCGCGATCCTCTACGGCTTCTCGGCCTGGCTGACCGGTGCCCTGGCCTATCATGCGCGCGGGCGCCTCGGTGCGCGGGCGCTGGTCCCGCTTGGGGTACTCCTGGGCGTCACGCTGCTCTGGGCGCGAATGGGCGATTGGTTCGCGGAGGACCTGATCCTTGCCGCTGCCGCCGCCTTGTTCGTGGCCGCGATGGTCACGCGTGACCCCAGATTTCCCCGTGCGCTGGAGCCGCTCGCTCGCTTCGGCGCGAGCGGCAGCTTCTCGCTCTACGCGATCCACTTTCCGATCATGACGATGGCGGCGGGGCTGATCGTCGGCTCGCAGCGGTTGACGCCCGGCGTGCCGGCGATCGCCGTGGTGCTTGGCGTGCTGGCGGCGGTGCTGCTGATTGCGATCCTGTACGCCCGGATGACCGAGGCACGCACGCCGCGGCTTCGCGCCTGGCTCCAGCGCTCACGGCGACCGGCGCAGCCCGCCGAGTAG
- a CDS encoding alpha/beta hydrolase, giving the protein MPYVKTQDGTDLYVKDWGSGRPVVLLHGWPLNADSWEPQAIALAEAGHRVIAYDRRGFGRSGQPWSGHDYDTYADDLKTVLEAAGATENVALVGFSMGGGEVVRYMSRHGGAGVTHAALIGSVAPGILKSDANPDGVPEAQLQEIAGQIAADRAKFFQSFLRDFYGVGVISHPVSDPLVEQSWNVAMQASLHATLEAAKAWGFTDFTPDLAAVNVPTLIIHGTSDATVPIGATAHRAAQGIARNQLVEYSGAPHGLFATESDRLTRDLLTFLGG; this is encoded by the coding sequence ATGCCCTATGTGAAGACGCAGGACGGAACCGACCTCTACGTCAAGGACTGGGGCAGCGGCCGGCCGGTCGTGCTGCTGCACGGCTGGCCGCTCAACGCCGACAGCTGGGAGCCGCAGGCGATCGCGCTGGCAGAAGCGGGGCACCGCGTCATCGCCTATGACCGGCGCGGGTTCGGTCGGTCGGGCCAGCCCTGGAGCGGCCACGACTATGACACCTATGCCGACGATCTGAAGACGGTGCTGGAGGCGGCGGGCGCCACCGAAAACGTCGCGCTGGTCGGCTTCTCGATGGGCGGCGGCGAGGTCGTCCGCTACATGAGCCGTCATGGCGGCGCGGGCGTCACGCATGCCGCGCTGATCGGGTCAGTCGCGCCCGGCATCCTCAAGTCCGATGCCAACCCCGACGGCGTGCCGGAAGCACAGCTTCAGGAGATCGCCGGCCAGATCGCTGCCGACCGCGCCAAGTTCTTCCAGAGCTTCCTGCGCGATTTCTACGGCGTCGGCGTCATCTCGCACCCGGTCAGCGACCCGCTGGTCGAGCAGTCGTGGAACGTCGCGATGCAGGCGAGCCTCCATGCGACGCTCGAGGCGGCGAAGGCGTGGGGGTTCACCGACTTCACCCCCGACCTCGCGGCGGTGAACGTGCCGACGCTCATCATCCATGGGACCAGTGACGCGACGGTGCCGATCGGCGCGACCGCGCATCGGGCGGCGCAGGGGATCGCGCGCAATCAGCTCGTCGAATATTCGGGCGCGCCGCATGGCCTGTTCGCGACCGAGAGCGACCGCCTGACGCGCGACCTGCTCACCTTTCTGGGTGGCTGA
- a CDS encoding DUF2062 domain-containing protein, translating into MREPKRKDWLARQIAANVPTREQLEQVRILRPVAHRVLAPALWRFTRRSVPRGTALGLFVGIFLMIPGLQIAGAAMLALPFRANIPIAAGMTFLSNPLTTPFILLASAWLGNFLLGRSADVSGFMALIDSHASVSQWIGWLLSEAAPAMLFGLFVISAVSAVVGYFAADWFWRVRTAAKWRRRHHRHHD; encoded by the coding sequence ATGCGTGAACCCAAGCGCAAGGACTGGCTGGCGCGCCAGATCGCGGCGAACGTGCCGACGCGCGAACAGCTCGAGCAGGTCCGCATCCTTCGACCCGTCGCGCACCGGGTGCTTGCGCCGGCGCTGTGGCGGTTCACTCGCCGGTCCGTCCCGCGTGGCACGGCGCTGGGGCTGTTCGTCGGAATCTTCCTGATGATCCCCGGCCTTCAGATCGCGGGCGCCGCCATGCTGGCGCTGCCGTTCCGCGCGAACATCCCGATCGCGGCGGGGATGACCTTCCTCAGCAATCCGCTGACGACGCCCTTCATCCTGCTGGCGTCGGCATGGCTCGGCAATTTCCTGCTGGGGCGCAGCGCCGACGTATCGGGCTTCATGGCGCTGATCGATTCGCACGCCAGCGTGTCGCAGTGGATCGGCTGGCTGCTATCGGAGGCCGCGCCGGCGATGCTGTTCGGGCTGTTCGTCATTTCGGCGGTCAGCGCGGTGGTCGGCTATTTCGCCGCCGACTGGTTCTGGCGGGTGCGCACCGCCGCCAAGTGGCGGCGGCGGCACCATCGCCATCACGATTGA
- the smpB gene encoding SsrA-binding protein SmpB, whose product MSRPRPTLFDKKKVVAENRRARFEYFIEDVYEAGLALTGTEVKSLRFGEGSIAESYAEVRDEQVWLVNANIPEFSHGNRHNHVPKRPRKLLLHAREIGKLHGAVAREGMTLVPLSIYFNGRGRAKVELALAKGKKAHDKRETIKERDWKREQQRLLRDRG is encoded by the coding sequence ATGTCGCGACCCCGCCCCACATTGTTCGACAAGAAGAAGGTCGTCGCCGAGAACCGGCGCGCGCGCTTCGAATATTTCATCGAGGACGTGTACGAGGCGGGGCTGGCGCTCACCGGTACCGAGGTGAAGTCGCTGCGCTTTGGCGAGGGATCGATCGCCGAGAGCTACGCCGAGGTGCGCGACGAGCAGGTGTGGCTGGTCAACGCCAACATTCCCGAATTCAGCCACGGCAACCGGCACAATCACGTGCCCAAGCGTCCGCGTAAACTGCTCCTTCATGCCCGCGAGATAGGCAAGCTCCACGGCGCGGTCGCGCGTGAGGGCATGACCCTCGTGCCGCTCAGCATCTATTTCAACGGACGCGGGCGGGCGAAGGTCGAGCTGGCGCTGGCCAAGGGCAAGAAGGCGCATGACAAGCGCGAGACGATCAAGGAGCGAGACTGGAAGCGTGAGCAGCAGCGCCTGCTGCGCGACCGCGGCTGA
- the dapA gene encoding 4-hydroxy-tetrahydrodipicolinate synthase has product MFSGSIPALATPFRDGRFDEPTFRALIDWQIEEGSSALVPCGTTGEAATMSIAEHNHVLGVCIDQANGRVPVIAGCGSNDTSVALEHMVAAKAAGAAAALLVPPYYNRPNQAGVYAHFAKLAAEGGLPIVLYNVPARTVTDIAVETMGQLVADFPGVFVGVKDATGVLARVSMQRAACGEDFCQLSGNDDTALGFLAMGGSGCVSVTANVAPRLCADFQAACARGDYTAALELQDKLFPLHLALFSDASPGPVKNALSKVRPGFSPELRLPMTEPSDASKRAVDAALAHAGIG; this is encoded by the coding sequence ATGTTCTCGGGTTCGATTCCGGCGCTCGCCACGCCGTTCCGCGATGGCCGCTTCGACGAACCGACGTTTCGCGCCCTGATCGACTGGCAGATCGAGGAGGGATCGAGCGCGCTCGTCCCCTGCGGCACGACCGGCGAGGCGGCGACGATGTCGATCGCCGAGCACAACCACGTTCTGGGCGTCTGCATCGATCAGGCGAACGGGCGGGTGCCGGTGATCGCCGGCTGCGGGTCGAACGACACGTCGGTCGCGCTGGAGCACATGGTCGCGGCAAAGGCGGCCGGCGCGGCCGCGGCGCTGCTGGTGCCGCCCTATTACAACCGCCCCAATCAGGCGGGCGTCTATGCCCATTTCGCCAAACTGGCGGCCGAGGGCGGCTTGCCGATCGTCCTTTATAACGTTCCCGCGCGCACCGTGACCGACATCGCGGTCGAGACGATGGGGCAGCTGGTCGCCGACTTCCCGGGCGTGTTCGTCGGCGTCAAGGATGCGACGGGCGTGCTGGCGCGCGTGTCGATGCAACGCGCAGCGTGCGGCGAGGATTTCTGCCAGCTGTCGGGCAACGACGACACCGCGCTCGGCTTCCTGGCGATGGGGGGAAGCGGCTGCGTGTCGGTGACCGCCAACGTCGCGCCGCGGCTCTGTGCCGATTTCCAGGCCGCCTGCGCGCGCGGCGATTACACCGCAGCGCTGGAGCTTCAGGACAAGCTGTTCCCGCTTCACCTGGCGCTGTTTAGTGACGCCTCGCCCGGCCCGGTCAAAAATGCGCTGTCGAAGGTCCGTCCGGGCTTCTCGCCGGAGCTGCGCCTGCCGATGACCGAGCCGTCCGATGCATCGAAGCGCGCGGTCGATGCCGCGCTCGCCCACGCGGGCATCGGCTGA
- a CDS encoding lytic transglycosylase domain-containing protein, which yields MTGLFSKVILIGAGVSGAALTAQTMVQPLPSSVPQARQTWPPRGLDQVQPTQPSSQTVQPLPQQVSDPLVTTIDEWKRLQQSDRWPFFDYANFLLAHPGWPGEAGRRQAAEAVLDSGASAPALVIRFFQRFPPVSGAGRTRFAEALEVSGRRGEAQEQARLAWRGGVLRTTDEAKLITGFPGAIGPADHDARMDALLWAGSTSSAQRQLALVSPGRRALFAARLAFRTGAADAGSLDAAVSPADRDDAGYIADRAQWLRSGGSSPAARAYLAQSRRTLTAPSDVEAWYEVLLTNARAAAADRQYQLAYDIARQIDDAYPPGTDVSTRPYGERDDYTSLAWLAGQTARRSLGRARDAASLYARYAGGSRTPQTQSKGYYWAGRAAESAGDSTAAQGYYAQAAQWPDLYYGQLAAERMGRPIPRVAQTAPAAIDPAIRDAFFRREVVRAVRLLGQLGRTADQTLFVRQIANDAKSAPDHALAAELASQVNRPDLRVMVGRSASLNGHAALVSTGYPVLPTTGAASANFTMVHAITRQESQFDRNAVSRAGARGLMQLMPGTAREQSGKLGLGYNLAGLTGDPGYNVQLGSAYIQRMLDYYGGSYPLAVAAYNAGPGNVNKWLAANGDPRRGVDIVEWVEDIPISETRNYVQRVLENAVVYDLLYPDRARSRGPANLSFYLGKSRPG from the coding sequence ATGACGGGACTGTTTTCCAAAGTCATCCTGATCGGCGCCGGCGTTTCGGGTGCCGCCCTTACCGCGCAGACGATGGTGCAGCCCCTGCCCTCGTCGGTGCCGCAGGCGCGCCAGACCTGGCCGCCACGCGGCCTCGACCAGGTGCAGCCGACGCAGCCATCGTCGCAGACGGTCCAGCCGCTGCCGCAGCAGGTAAGCGATCCGCTCGTCACGACGATCGACGAATGGAAGCGGCTACAGCAATCCGATCGCTGGCCGTTCTTCGACTATGCCAACTTCCTCCTCGCGCATCCGGGCTGGCCGGGCGAGGCGGGACGGCGCCAGGCGGCGGAGGCGGTGCTCGACAGCGGCGCCAGCGCGCCGGCGCTCGTCATCCGCTTCTTCCAGCGGTTTCCGCCCGTGTCCGGCGCAGGCCGCACGCGCTTTGCCGAGGCGCTGGAGGTCAGCGGTCGGCGTGGCGAGGCGCAGGAGCAGGCGCGGCTCGCGTGGCGCGGCGGCGTGCTGCGCACCACCGATGAGGCCAAGCTCATCACCGGCTTCCCTGGCGCGATCGGCCCGGCCGATCACGACGCGCGGATGGACGCGCTGCTCTGGGCCGGCTCGACGAGCTCGGCGCAGCGCCAGCTGGCGCTCGTCTCACCCGGCCGGCGCGCGTTGTTCGCCGCCCGTCTGGCGTTCCGCACCGGCGCTGCCGATGCTGGGAGCCTAGACGCCGCGGTGTCCCCCGCTGATCGCGACGATGCCGGCTACATCGCCGACCGGGCGCAATGGCTGCGGAGTGGCGGGTCGAGCCCGGCCGCGCGCGCCTATCTCGCGCAATCCCGTCGCACGCTGACCGCACCGAGCGATGTCGAGGCGTGGTACGAAGTGCTGCTGACCAACGCGCGCGCCGCCGCGGCGGATCGGCAATATCAGCTCGCCTATGACATCGCGCGCCAGATCGACGATGCCTATCCGCCTGGCACGGACGTCTCGACGCGGCCCTATGGCGAGCGCGACGACTATACCTCGCTCGCCTGGCTCGCGGGCCAGACCGCGCGCCGCAGCCTGGGCCGGGCGCGCGATGCGGCGAGCCTGTATGCCCGCTACGCCGGCGGCTCGCGCACGCCGCAGACGCAATCAAAGGGCTATTACTGGGCGGGCCGCGCGGCCGAGTCGGCGGGCGATTCCACGGCGGCGCAGGGCTATTACGCTCAGGCCGCACAGTGGCCCGATCTCTATTACGGCCAGCTCGCGGCCGAGCGGATGGGCCGCCCGATCCCCCGCGTGGCGCAGACGGCGCCGGCAGCGATCGATCCCGCGATCCGCGACGCGTTCTTCCGGCGCGAGGTGGTGCGGGCGGTGCGGCTGCTCGGCCAGCTTGGCCGCACCGCCGACCAGACGCTGTTCGTGCGTCAGATCGCCAACGACGCCAAGTCGGCCCCCGATCACGCGCTCGCCGCCGAGCTCGCCAGCCAGGTCAACCGACCCGATCTTCGCGTCATGGTCGGGCGCAGCGCCTCGCTCAACGGTCATGCCGCGCTGGTGAGCACGGGCTATCCCGTGCTGCCGACAACCGGCGCCGCGTCGGCCAACTTCACGATGGTCCATGCGATTACGCGGCAGGAAAGCCAGTTCGACCGCAACGCCGTCAGCCGCGCGGGCGCGCGCGGGCTGATGCAGCTCATGCCAGGCACCGCGCGGGAACAGTCGGGCAAGCTCGGGCTCGGCTACAATCTGGCCGGGCTGACCGGCGATCCCGGCTACAACGTGCAGCTCGGCTCCGCCTATATCCAGCGGATGCTCGATTATTATGGCGGCAGCTATCCGCTCGCCGTCGCCGCCTACAATGCCGGGCCGGGCAACGTGAACAAGTGGCTGGCGGCGAACGGCGACCCGCGGCGCGGCGTCGACATCGTCGAGTGGGTCGAGGACATTCCGATCAGCGAGACGCGCAACTATGTCCAGCGCGTGCTCGAGAACGCGGTCGTTTATGACCTGCTCTATCCCGATCGCGCGCGATCGCGGGGGCCGGCGAACCTGTCCTTCTATCTCGGCAAGTCGCGTCCCGGCTGA
- the greB gene encoding transcription elongation factor GreB has translation MADRPNYITPAGYAALKAEYDQLLGTERPAIVEVVSWAAGNGDRSENGDYLYGRKRMREIDRRLGFLARRMKAARVVDPAQAEDRGRIFFGATVTIADEDDNQRTVTIVGDDEADASAGKIGWNAPLARALKGAALGDLRTVELPAGPREYEVLAVSYPAS, from the coding sequence ATGGCCGATCGCCCGAACTACATCACGCCGGCCGGCTATGCCGCGCTCAAGGCCGAGTACGACCAGTTGCTCGGCACCGAGCGGCCGGCGATCGTCGAGGTCGTCTCCTGGGCGGCGGGCAATGGCGACCGGTCGGAGAATGGCGACTATCTCTATGGCCGCAAGCGGATGCGGGAGATCGACCGGCGATTGGGCTTCCTCGCCCGCCGGATGAAGGCGGCGCGCGTCGTCGACCCGGCACAAGCCGAGGATCGCGGGCGCATCTTCTTCGGCGCGACGGTCACGATCGCCGACGAGGACGACAACCAGCGCACCGTGACGATCGTCGGCGACGACGAGGCGGATGCGAGCGCGGGCAAGATCGGCTGGAACGCCCCCCTCGCCCGCGCGCTCAAGGGCGCCGCATTGGGCGACCTGCGCACCGTCGAGCTGCCCGCGGGGCCGCGCGAATATGAGGTGCTCGCCGTCAGCTATCCGGCGAGCTGA
- a CDS encoding acylphosphatase — translation MTVMATQRLIVSGRVQGVGYRDYAVRQAKALGVTGWVRNTRDGRVEMLASGEDDALGRFVDACRSGPTLARVDAIDAHPGEEERSAKGFTKRFTA, via the coding sequence ATGACGGTAATGGCAACGCAGCGATTGATCGTGTCGGGACGCGTGCAAGGGGTCGGTTATCGCGATTATGCGGTGCGACAGGCCAAGGCGCTGGGCGTGACCGGGTGGGTACGCAACACGCGCGACGGCCGGGTCGAAATGCTGGCCTCGGGCGAGGACGATGCACTGGGCCGGTTCGTCGACGCCTGCCGCTCCGGCCCCACCCTCGCGCGCGTCGATGCGATCGACGCACACCCGGGCGAGGAGGAACGCAGCGCCAAGGGCTTCACGAAGCGGTTCACGGCGTAA
- a CDS encoding acyl-CoA dehydrogenase C-terminal domain-containing protein, protein MPQYNPPIRDTRFVLDHVVGLQSRANLPGFENATADMVDAVLEEGGRFVAEVLFPLNQVGDQQGCTRHPDGSVTTPEGFKAAYDQLREAGWMTLGAPEQFGGQGMPHTVSTAFEEYMISANMAFAMYPGLTHGAIAALLAKGSDEQKALYVPRMVSGEWGGTMNLTEPHCGTDLGLIKTKAEPQGDGSYAITGTKIFISSGEHDLTDNIIHLVLAKTPGAPDSSKGISLFVVPKFLVNEDGSLGERNALSCGSIEHKMGIHGNSTCVMNYDGATGWLVGEEMKGLAAMFIMMNAARLGVGLQGLGVAEVAYQNAVQYAHDRRQGRALTGAKEPGEKADTLFVHPDVRRMLMEAKALTEGLRALCLWGAMQVDLSHKAQDEAERQLADDLIGLLTPVIKGYGTDKGYDIATAAQQVYGGHGYIAEWGMEQYVRDARIAQIYEGTNGVQAMDLVGRKLAQNGGRAVQAFFKLVGDEIAAAKGEEAVADFVGRLERALNELQAATMWFLQNGMKNPEHVGAGAHSYMHLMGIVATGLMWLRMARAASGLLAAGEGDAKFLNAKLVTARFYAERILPDAGALRRKIEGGAESIMALDPELFMAA, encoded by the coding sequence ATGCCGCAATACAACCCGCCCATCCGCGACACCCGCTTCGTGCTCGACCATGTCGTCGGGCTGCAATCGCGCGCCAACCTGCCCGGCTTCGAGAACGCGACGGCGGACATGGTCGATGCCGTGCTCGAGGAGGGCGGCCGCTTCGTCGCGGAAGTCTTGTTCCCGCTCAACCAGGTCGGCGACCAGCAGGGTTGCACCCGCCATCCCGACGGCAGCGTGACCACGCCGGAGGGGTTCAAGGCCGCCTATGACCAGCTGCGCGAGGCGGGCTGGATGACGCTGGGCGCGCCCGAGCAGTTCGGCGGGCAGGGGATGCCGCACACCGTCTCGACCGCGTTCGAGGAGTATATGATCTCCGCCAACATGGCGTTCGCGATGTATCCGGGCCTGACGCATGGCGCGATCGCGGCACTGCTGGCCAAGGGCTCGGACGAGCAGAAGGCGCTCTATGTCCCGCGCATGGTGTCGGGCGAGTGGGGCGGCACGATGAACCTGACCGAGCCGCATTGCGGCACCGACCTCGGCCTCATCAAGACGAAGGCCGAGCCGCAAGGCGACGGCAGCTATGCGATCACCGGCACCAAGATCTTCATCTCATCGGGCGAGCACGACCTGACCGACAACATCATCCACCTGGTCCTCGCCAAGACGCCGGGCGCGCCCGACAGCTCAAAGGGGATCAGCCTGTTCGTCGTGCCCAAGTTCCTGGTGAACGAGGACGGATCGCTGGGGGAGCGCAACGCGCTGTCCTGCGGGTCGATCGAGCACAAGATGGGCATTCACGGCAATTCGACCTGCGTCATGAACTATGACGGCGCGACCGGCTGGCTGGTCGGCGAGGAGATGAAGGGCCTCGCCGCGATGTTCATCATGATGAACGCGGCGCGGCTGGGTGTCGGGCTCCAGGGCCTGGGCGTCGCCGAGGTCGCGTACCAGAACGCCGTCCAGTACGCGCACGATCGCCGCCAGGGCCGCGCGCTGACCGGCGCCAAGGAGCCGGGCGAGAAGGCCGACACGCTGTTCGTTCATCCCGACGTGCGTCGGATGCTGATGGAGGCCAAGGCGCTGACAGAGGGCCTGCGCGCGCTGTGCCTGTGGGGCGCAATGCAGGTCGACCTATCGCACAAGGCACAGGACGAAGCGGAGCGGCAGCTTGCCGACGACCTGATCGGCCTGTTGACCCCGGTCATCAAGGGATACGGCACCGACAAGGGCTACGACATCGCGACCGCCGCGCAGCAGGTCTATGGCGGCCACGGCTACATCGCCGAATGGGGGATGGAGCAATATGTCCGCGATGCGCGCATTGCCCAAATCTATGAGGGCACCAACGGCGTTCAGGCGATGGACCTGGTCGGCCGCAAGCTTGCCCAGAATGGCGGGCGCGCGGTGCAGGCCTTCTTCAAGCTGGTCGGTGACGAGATCGCGGCGGCAAAGGGTGAGGAAGCGGTTGCGGACTTCGTCGGACGTCTGGAGCGCGCGCTGAACGAGCTACAGGCGGCGACGATGTGGTTCCTCCAGAACGGCATGAAGAACCCCGAGCATGTCGGCGCGGGCGCACACAGCTACATGCATCTGATGGGGATCGTCGCGACCGGGCTGATGTGGCTGCGCATGGCGCGCGCCGCGTCCGGCCTGCTCGCTGCGGGCGAGGGCGACGCCAAGTTCCTGAACGCCAAGCTGGTGACCGCGCGCTTCTATGCCGAGCGGATCCTCCCCGATGCCGGCGCACTCCGCCGCAAGATCGAGGGCGGGGCGGAGAGCATCATGGCGCTCGACCCCGAACTGTTCATGGCCGCCTGA
- a CDS encoding MerR family DNA-binding transcriptional regulator produces MLSTAATHEALAPIDPREDRDAFSISDLCAEFSVTPRALRFYEDEGLIAPERRGLQRIYSQRDRARLAWILRGKRVGFSLADIREMIDLYDIGDDRRIQRQVTIEKCRARVALLEAQKQDIDAAIAELNDFLAIVEAASDHKNA; encoded by the coding sequence ATGCTCAGCACCGCCGCCACGCATGAGGCGCTTGCGCCGATCGACCCGCGGGAGGACCGCGACGCCTTCTCGATCTCCGATCTGTGCGCCGAATTCTCCGTCACGCCGCGCGCGCTCCGCTTCTACGAGGATGAGGGGCTGATCGCGCCCGAGCGGCGCGGGCTTCAGCGCATCTATTCGCAGCGCGACCGCGCGCGGCTCGCCTGGATCCTGCGTGGCAAGCGCGTCGGCTTCAGCCTGGCCGACATTCGCGAGATGATCGACCTGTACGACATCGGCGACGACCGCCGCATCCAGCGGCAGGTGACGATCGAAAAGTGCCGTGCGCGTGTGGCGCTTCTGGAGGCGCAGAAGCAGGACATCGACGCCGCGATCGCCGAGCTCAACGACTTTCTCGCCATCGTCGAGGCGGCGAGCGACCATAAGAACGCCTGA
- the hisI gene encoding phosphoribosyl-AMP cyclohydrolase, whose product MPDPRETGLTLQPRYDAAGLVTAVATDVSTGEVLMLAHMNADALAATIATREATFWSRSRGRLWKKGETSGHLLAVRDIRIDCDQDAIWLLCEPAGPACHTGARSCFYRRVTEHGLEALD is encoded by the coding sequence ATGCCCGATCCCCGTGAAACCGGCCTGACGCTCCAGCCCAGATACGACGCCGCCGGCCTCGTGACCGCGGTGGCCACCGATGTCTCGACCGGCGAGGTGCTGATGCTCGCGCATATGAACGCCGATGCGCTCGCCGCGACGATCGCGACGCGAGAGGCGACCTTCTGGTCGCGCAGTCGGGGGCGGCTGTGGAAAAAGGGCGAGACGTCGGGGCACCTGCTTGCCGTCAGGGACATCCGCATCGACTGCGACCAGGACGCGATCTGGCTGTTGTGCGAGCCTGCCGGCCCTGCCTGTCACACCGGCGCGCGAAGCTGCTTCTATCGCCGCGTGACCGAGCATGGCCTCGAAGCGCTGGATTAG
- a CDS encoding DUF7218 family protein — protein sequence MAAKKAADHGSSVKDDKLYEDLRRDGASKEKAARIANAKAAGTLKHKSTELEDRSKADLYAEAKKIGIEGRSKMSKAELVKAIRGH from the coding sequence ATGGCGGCAAAGAAGGCGGCGGATCACGGCAGCTCGGTGAAGGACGACAAGCTCTATGAGGACCTGCGCCGCGACGGCGCGTCGAAGGAGAAGGCGGCACGGATCGCCAACGCCAAGGCGGCGGGCACGCTTAAGCACAAGTCGACCGAGCTGGAGGATCGCAGCAAGGCCGACCTATATGCCGAGGCCAAGAAGATCGGCATCGAGGGCCGGTCGAAGATGTCCAAGGCCGAGCTGGTGAAGGCGATCCGCGGGCATTGA